The Vitis vinifera cultivar Pinot Noir 40024 chromosome 16, ASM3070453v1 DNA segment aataaagttaaatccATCTGATACAAATGGCAGGAAAAACCATTCTACCTTCATACTAAGTAAAACATGTGGTAGTGTTGTTAGAGAGCCAAGTGAAGTAGCTACTTTAACAATCACTTAATTCacctaaaatgaattttttcacTAAGCTTTTACAGTGTATTGTTGCTTGGGGAGCAATTTGATGGAACTACTAATGGGTTGAATagcagaaagaaaaaataatatgttgttGGATGCATAGGACTGGGGCCTGGGATAAGAAGACCccaatttcaattcaattattttgacttCTTTAGATGTTGGTGGAGTTGAATTACACTTAAATTAAGTTCACCCTagtcaatatataaaaacaatttggaagtagaatttgaatttacaaatttaaaaattgaattcacATTCAATTTAATTTGTACTGTTAAACAAAGCAAATTCAATTTAGAGATCACTGAACATCCTTTGAATGtaagaattccaaaaaatttcaTATCAACTCTTTATAATATTACTTCACAAAAAATTAGTAGTGGAATTTGGTAGCCTTACCAATAATGCGTAGTAACCAACCTCCTAGCAAGGAAGAAATGCACAGtatgatgaaaatttaaacaacataAGATCACATGTAGACATTAAAGCATGCATTAAACAAGAATAAACGAAACGCTCACCTTGATTAATGTTGTGGAAAGCCATTTTCGTGCTCCACTGCCTCCAAGACGAAGCTTAGTCTGTGATGGTATGTGAATCCGGGTTCAATGAGCTCTTCCATTTTCTACACCCAAGATTCAGTCCAAATGTGATGTACGTGCCCTCTCCAGcccaaagaagaagaagttgagaAATGGAGCAAAAGAGCTTTCTCTtttcacttatatatatatatatatgcacacacacacacacacattatttggaccacttgacttaatgggttAGTCAaatgaattagggtgagcccataaaaaaaaaaaaaaaaaacaagcaacaatatgtgtctagtcccattatggaccacaatgcaaaaataaaataacattgatttatgGCATTATCACAtagattatgtaagtccacacataaaaattccaacaattctcccacttggactacataatcaaacatcaccacatatacataatcataaatcaatgtcccatagaatctcatcaaaacaaataatcaaaagcaatcatacatgcttcattgcttgattcacaggaaaatatacaataatagcaatccttccaacaatagcataatattacaataccaaaaatGGCTTCCACTAACTTAATGCAACTTAGGCTCccaacaaccccatttgagatacatgttcaTGAAACACAACTATGGGTAAGCCTTTTGTTAGTGGATCTGCCAACATACCTTTTGTGGACATGTgttcaatatcaataagagactctaccattttcttcttaacaaaataaaactttacATCAATATGCTTAGAGCAAGAAATACTCCTAGTGTTCTTAGAGAAAGCAATAGCTGtggaattatcacaaaataatttcaatgatctagaaatggagtcaacTACTCCcaaacctaaaataaaattctgCATCCATATAGCATGACAACaagcctcataacatgccacaTACTCTGCCTCCATAGTTGAGGATGTTGTAAGTGTCTACTTGACACTTTTCCAAGGTACAGTCCCTCCTggcatcataaaaatatagcctgtagtggatttcttatcatctatgcaaccagcaaaatcagcatcacaaaacccaACTACATCAAGTATGTTGGTGCGCTAATATGTCAACATTAAGTCCTTAGTTCCTTGAAAATACCTAAGGACCTTCTTAGCAGCTTTCCAATGTTGACTCCCAGGGTTGCTcaagtaccttcccaacatgcccacaacaaaagcaatatcagggtgtgtacatacttgagcatacataaggCTGCCAACTAAagatgaataaggaatggttctcatttcctctctctcatgATAATTTTGAGGACACTAAGCCTTTGAAAACTTATCACCCTTCACAATTGGTGCTCTAGTAGAACTACAGTTATGCGTATTGAACCTCTTTAATATCTTCTCAATATAGGTtctttgagacaatttaagcacctcattagccctatcacgaagaatctttatgcccaaaacataagaagtctcaccaagatccttcatgttaAAATAGGTTGACAACATGTgctttgtctcaatcaacaagttagaatcatttgatgcgagtagtatatcatcaacatataaaacaagaaatatgtaactactcCTACTAACCCTTAAATATATGCATTCATCAATtgtattctctttaaaaccattttgggtgATAATTCTATCAAACTTTAGATACCACTGCCTCGAAgcttgtttaagaccataaattgatttattgagcTTGCAAACTAAATCTTCCTTTCCAACTTCTGCAAAACCAGTAGGCTACTCCATATACACGTTCTCATCCAAATCACCATTCAAGAAAgttgtcttgacatccatctgatgtagctccaaatcaaaatgagctactatgGTCATAATTACTCTAAAAGAGTTCTTGGTCGATACAGGTGAGAAtgtttctttaaaatcaattcATTCTCTTTGACTATAACCTTTAACCAGAAGTCTAGCTTTATATCTCTCTATTTGCCCGCTAGAATCATGTTTGGTCTTAAAGACCCACTTGCATCCAACTGGTTTACAACCATGTGGCAAttcaaccaaatcccaaacaccaTTCATATACATAGTTCATTTCATCATCCATGGCTTTTTTCCAAGAAGTGAATTAAGGACAATGAATTGCTTCTTGATAAGTGACTGGATCAGAAGcatcataaccatcatactCATGCTCCTGCAAATAAATCATATAATCATCTGAAATAGCCGGCCTACGAACCCTTTGTGATATTCTTAAAAGAATCCCATCAACAACAGTACCATCAACAGGAATATTAAGTTCCACTTGATCACAATACTCTCCTTGATTAGTGGTCGGTTGTTGGACAATAGGAACATCCACATCTGGAACATGAGATGTAGGAAAAGGAATTATAACATGCTCTTCTCCAAAAGGTATCTCATGAGGCACAAAATTAGGATCAACATTAACTTCATCTTCAAACTATACAACTCTATCTGACTCAATGATCTTAGTGGTATGAAATAGACAATAAAATCTGGAACCCCTTGATCCAATGCAATAACCAACGAAGAAACCACTATggttttaggatcaagtttctttGATTGTGGGTTATATGGTATAACCTCAGCCTTACATCCCCAAACATGAAAATGGTGAAAGCTCGGTTTCTTCCCTGACCATAGCTCATTAGGTGTCTTAGGCACAGACTTAGTGggcacttgattcaaaatatatgtcGCAGTCCTTAAGGCTTCACCCCATAGAAATTCTGGTAAGGAGGAATTAGACAACTTGCAGCTCACCATATCCAATAATGTGTGATTCCTCATTTCTACAACCCCATTATGTTAAGGAGTGTCTGGCATTGTATATATATCATCAATGCCGCATTCCAACAAAAACTTAGCGAATGGTCCGAGATTTCATCCAATCTCATCATATCTCCCATAATACTGACCACCTCTATCAGACTTTACAACTTTAATGGGCTTTCTCAACTACAACTCCACCTTAGCCTTAAAGGCCTTAAACACATTTAGGGAGTCAGATTTCTCATGGATTAGTTCAATATAACCATatctagagaaatcatcaataaaagtgatgaaatatttataacctCCTAAAGCAGTTGGTGTCATGGGACCACATATATCTATGTGGATCAAGTCTAAAGTACTTTCACACCAATCAATCTTTTCCTTTCTGGTCTTAGCTGTCATCTTCTCCTTTAAACAAACAACACAAGTCTCGAAGTTTGAAAAATCAAGATTAGAAAGCACACCATCTCTAACCAATCTCTCTACTCTTTGCCTAgaaatatgacctaggcgtttgtgTCACAACATGGAAGAACTTATATTCATTCTAGCACGCTTGCAACCAATAACAGAATTAACAGAAGATGAATCACATAAAGGACCATGATGCAAATTGAGACTATAAAGATTGCCAAACAAAACAGCATTGCCAATTAGAACTGAGTTGCTAAATATATCCACTTTTCCTCATCCAAAGTGGAAAATGTAACCTTGTCTATCCAAAATAGatacagaaatcagattcctcctaaGTGAGGGTATGTAGGCAACATTGTGTAACAACAAAAAAACTTTATGTGATCAACCTTAGCTTTATCATGCCAAAAAATTCTACTTTCACTTTGTTTCCATCACCCATATACACACATTCTTCATGTTTTGACGACCTCCTTTTGTTTGTCATCTCTTGCAAAGAATTAGTGACATGAATAGTGGCACCTATATCTAACCACCAAGAATTGGCATGAACATCAACAATATTAGTCTCAATCATGTTTGCATTCAAATTAACCACAACCACAATTTcacctttcttttttatttttttttctagccaatttttaaacttgaagTAATCAGCCTGCTTGTGGCCAATCTTGTGGCAAAAGTTGCACTTCCCCTTGAATCTCTCACTATTTGTAGCATTAGAAGAAGCAGATGCATCGGAGGTTCCTTGACTCAAATTCCCTTTCCTCTTGAATTGCTTAGAGCCTCCAAAATTCTTGTGTGaaggttttttcttcatattactCACTTAGTCAGTAACAAGAGCAAGAGAGTGAGTCTCATTTTCTTCAGTGAGACTTCATGTTGCACCACAATGGACATCAACTCCTCTAGAGTCCATTCTTCCTTCAAGGCATTAAAAGTCAACTTCACCACATCAAAGGAAGTAGGAAGTGACTCAAGTATCAACCAGTTCAAGAATTTCTCACTCAACTCTACTTTCATCTCATTTGCCTTGTTGAAGTGGTGCTTTAGCTTGATGATGTGATCTCTAACCCCACCTACTCCATCATACATAGTGGTTGTGAGAAGCTTCAAATAAGTTGTCATTTCTGCCTTATCAATCTTGGTATAATTGGCTTTCACATATTCCAAAAAGTTTTTGGCCATTTCCATTTTTGGGACACATTCTTTAATAGATTTATCCATAGTATACTTCATCACCATCAAAAACCTCCTATTGGAGTGCTCCCATCTCTCATAAAAGGATCTTTCATCAGCAGAGCTCGCATCAGTGGGCTTACTTGGCACATCAACTCTTAAAGCCAAGTCCAAATTGTGTAAAGTTATATGCACATTGAAAGACTCATACCATTCCTCAATTACCAGTAAGGGACTTGATGGCAGATAATTGCAGAGTAATTCCAGGATTGCTAGTAattggaaaatagaaaaattaaacaatatgcATGTTACTACAATATCATGTTCTTTGTTAGTTtccataatttttcaatttagcaatagcttggaattttgaaattccaCAGCGGTAAggacaactaattaaatatcacaactaagatgcactaattttattaccgaaagggcaaaagaaaattaatatggttcataatatataattaatttccttcaccGATCTAAACATCCTATCAAGTATTATAATCATCGATAGGACAATTACAATACCCGTATGGACCTTAATAATCACAATAATAAAGCAACCAAAAGTGGGAGataaaatatctcaacaaagacaatttgacacatATTGGATCACGATAAGCAACCACATATATGTTCACTATTGTTATGATaaactcaaatatttaatttgcacAACTTGACACACTTGGAATTGCGATAGGCAATCACACAAGTGTTCTTCATTgccataataaatttaaatatttaacaaaaatggcctaggacaacattattggtataagataaaaaattataccataaaaaacaataataataataattgtcccaataaaaccaaatttaacaaatgcataatCATTCCAAGAATACCAAGacaaccaaaaccaaaaaaaaaaaaaaagtttttttaatgatgtcaTGATGACGTCATCTCATCTTCTCCACCAGAACAGGACTTGGTTTTGGTtcttctagaaaaaaaaaaaaaaaaatcggccAAAATTTTGTGCATTTTCCAATGAAAACACTTAGGTTTCCACCCTCAAACATCAATCCTTCAATCTAAACCCAAAAATTGCACAAAAAAACGCATAAAATGAAGAACCAAAATAAGCCctaatttccgaaattccatcaaatgagctccaaaaaccattaaaagaaaaaaagaaaaaaagatgggTTTTAATTTGCTTTAAACAATATTATTTACAAGTCTCCAACATCAATCGGGCTTGAAAACCGAGAAACAACaccaaacgaaaaaaaaaaaaaatggcttccaaaaccaaaaaaggGGAAACCTAAAATAACCCAAATATGCAGCTCAAATGTCATCCAtgttggctctgataccaattgatgaaaatttaaacaacataGGATCACATGTAGACATTAAAGCATGCATTAAATGAGAATAAACGAAACGCTCACCTTGATTAATGTCGTGGAAAGCCATTTTCGTGCTCCATAGCCTCCAAGATGAAGCTCAATCTGTGATGGTATGTGAATCCGGGTTCAATGAACTCTTCCCTTTCTTACACCCAAAATTCAGTCCAAATGTGTTGTGCGTGCCCTCTCCAGCCCAAAGAAGAATAAGCAGAGAGATGGAGCAAGAGAGCTCTCTCTTTtcacttatatatataattatcacGCATTAAACACATTATTTggagtcaagtgaattagggtgagctcataaaaaaaaaaacaagcaacaatatgtgtccagccccattatggaccacaatgtaaaaataaaataacattgatttatgacattatcacattgattatgtaagttCACACAAAAAAATTCTAACACAGTAAAGTAGGAGACACTTGAGTGAAGAAAGCCTTACCAATCACCAAGCATTTGCAGCAATAGTAGCATTCCGGAcaattataatattctttttgaaGTCCTATATGAAACCATCCAAGCCATGTTAGTCACAAGGAATAATGCCCTTGACAGcccaaataatatttttatgagaagCAAGAATGGGAGGGATTAATTAAGATGAAAGAACTCCAAATAAATCATTTATCTTGTTCTTTTGAGAAATTGATGATTGCAAGTAGCATTACCTCAGAATGTTAAGGTGTAGGGAGAAAGTAACCCCTCTGTTAACAATGGAAGTCCAATTTGTAAAAATTaggaatgaataaaataaaattttaattttaaagaaaattggagttgaaGCCTTACTCATAAAGGGTAGCAATAGATTAATTGTTATGAACTTCCAAAGCGCTGCAAGATTAAACCAAACCAGTGAAATTAGGGATAGAAATATTGAAGACTCATTCAAGGAAGATAAAAGCAGGTCATCATGTATCCTACTCACATTTTTTGTACAAGTTGCTTGAGTTGTAGCATTGAAAGGTATTCTCATCCATAGCTGTACAGTTGCAAATTTGCCCTTTCATTTTGCGTTGGCTGCTGCAGAAGAGAGGCAAAAATGAAAGCTGAAGCCCCAGAAGCAGGTAATCTTGCAAATCTGACATGGAAAGATTGCTGGACTCTGGAAGTGCCTTCAACGGTTGAATAACCATGTATGTGCTGATGGTGCAGGAATACGGCATATCTACCACGGACACGTATTCTCCGACTATTGCATAAGAGTATGTTGGTGATGAGGAAGAGGAATAGCCTGTCGTGTTGCATGGAATAATAGGAATGTAGTTGTGGTCGCTGATTGACTGCTCACAGTTCATCGAAAGTATTGTATAGAATATCGGTCCAGACCCCGAACCATGAAAAAGTTTTCCATGCAGAAGGCAAATAAGATCGAAATCCATTCATCCTGTAATATGCACCAATGGAATGAAGAGGACTGGAGATCAAACAGTTGCCCTTCTTTAGCCCAGGATCCACCACCCGAATGCTATAATTCTGGTAGTTGATATCCGCAACATAGTATTTCCCACCGTACAGGTTTATCATAGTACGATTGTTTTCGCAAATAAATTCATACTCAGGTTAACCGCAAATGGGGGGATCGCCTTGTAATCCAAAAGGGTAGTAAATATCTCCGCAGGAAGAGGGGCTGCATATCTGGGACTTGTGATCCTTAGCAACACAAACTGAAAGGAAGCAGGCATGGAGAACTACAGTAATGAGGCCTACTCCCACAAGTTTTGCGTCCTTCAACATCATCaacttagagagagagagagagagagagagagggagagcgagagagagagagatgctcTGTTCTTGGGTTAGTTCAGATCAAATTAGTCACTCACATGGCTTGGTAGGATATCGATCATAATTCTaccaatttaaataatatatattatatatataagtaattttttctaaaaaaattcaagtaaattttcatttataaattataatttttaaaaatttaaaatttttttattttgaaattcccAAGAAGCGCACCTACTTCATAACTTCCttgttttcactattttgttcaaatctaattataaatataaagtaGGTGAGAAACGGtgcaaattaaaaaattaaaataataataataataatgctttAATTATTAGAATTTAGTTCCTAATAAATCAACACATTTTAAAGTATTACAACGGTGAAGAGCAAACCATCCTTTTCCTAAAAGCGACATTTTCAAGAAGCGGGAGATAATCCACGTGTCAGTATAAGTCTATCctgaaattaaatatttttggcttaattctttctTAAACAGCAAGCAAAGGCAAATAGGTTCCCCCTTTCGTGAAAGGAGTCCATTTGCATATTGGGCCTAGAATCATAGCCAATTGGGCCAAGGAAGCAATTCTAGCCATCAACACAAACCTATCTGGCCTTGCTCTCAAGTAATATTAAATGGCTATATTCTAGCAAGTTATCGGGACCCAATCAATGGGAGAGCCCAAATGGGTCTTTATTTGGACCGGCAGTGAATATCAGTCAGTGGCTACATTCTAGCAAATGCCTCTCACCTTAATATAGATTCGGTGTACATGGTACCATAATTCCTGAGTACTCTATTGCATGTCGTACTTACTCTTGAGAAGTTGCTTAAGAACCACCATCAGATCTTCAGACATCATTTTTCCAGGTTGTTTGATGGTTTGATAAGGAGTGAcatgctattttattttctaaaccattttttattctttaatttaccTTTAGAATGACTCCATAATATTGATGAAAGCATGTTCAACTTTGTAGAACTCCTGAATGCATGTTAGCTAGACCGAACGATTAACCGCCCTATAATGCTTGATCTGTGTAAGCCAACAACTTTCTATTAGTTAAGCTTATCTTTAATTACCACTAACAATTACTAATTCAATAAGTCGATGTGCCTTCATCTAACTTGTTCAAATTAGCGCCTCTTATtccattgaaaaagaaaaaactttagagagagaaacaatcttaaatttaattaattaatgggtTGTTCAACTCTACATGATAGATTTCATATCTTTATCACTAAGAACGTGTTTCACacattttctcctttttcaaaaatattacgGATCGATGagctttattaaaaactaagtattataaatagtgttttaataaAGTTACCAAAATTTTTGGTCAACAAAGAATTATACTAGCTTATTGGTCAACATAAGAAATATAAGAAGgtaataagtttaaatataaaagttgtttttcttaaacaataactttaaaattcaattaaaattatcttttcaaaagacaattttcaattgatttattaaaaagtgCAATAGATTTggaaatagttttaaaaatgacatattttaataattattttttttaaattgttatatttttttcaaaaaccatttatatgttttatttcttttgtcattttgaGCAGGCATTCTGGTATCGGGactcttcttcatttctaaGACATTGAATTTCCTCGTTGCAGTGATgatgaagaaaaggaaacaaCTTAAGGTGGAAAGTGTAAAAGACAAGCCTTTCAAGATCATCTGGTcggttaataaataaaaaggaaagcaaaaaacaagagaaaactGTAGAACTCAGCAAAATGGTACCACAGATGGAGCAATTGAAGTTCTCCTACTGATTTTTCTGTAATTGTCCTTTACAGTGGCTATTGTTGCAGCAGTGAAGACTTTGTTCGGGATTCCATGGGTTGCGATATTCTTGATCTACAAATGGAGAAGAGGAACTTATCCATGAACCATGCGATTGAGGAGTTCATTCAAGCTCAAAATAATCCAACACCGATAAGTAACTCTTActcaaaacaacaacaaaattgtTCCATTGCTTCTAGCTTTCTTACTTTTAGGTTCCCCTTTCCTGAATTATGCCATAGATTCGGTGTGCAGTGTACCATAATAATTCCTGAGTACTCTACTGCATGTCCTACTTAGTCTGGAGAAGTTTCTTAGGAACCGCCGTCAGATCTTCAGACATCATTTTTTCCAGGTTTGGACCGATTCGTACAGAAATTATCGATGAAGTTACAGTGGGAATTGTTCGAACTCAGTTATGCTAAATGTTGTATTAGCTATGTTCTGTTGAGAACAGTTTGGGGCCTCATTAAGGGAAGTTGATATTCAAAACTCCAATCTACTTTCTTTTCCTCCCTAATTTGTCCTCCATAACATCTCCCATGTCCATGTTTTCTCCTCTATCATATCTGTAATAAATCCACAATTAATGAAAAGTATATTTGAGTTGAGGATGGTACAAATGCAATCacattcttctttctctcttatAATTCCATCAACAACATTCCAAAAACTATAAACATTAAACTTATAAAAGATGCCGCCAGTGTTTTTGTAAGATACTAATGGATTGATATATACCAGTATTCCTTGTGATACAGTGGGACACAATAATTTTGTCTATCAAACTTAATTTCATTTGGTAAAAGTTTAAAACTTTTGGTGTAAAGTCTTCATGAGGAAGAATATTGTAGGCCTTGATATTAAACCATATAATTTGCTCGTcataaccatgatgcaaataTTCGATTCCTCTGGCCACTCCTAATGCAATCTTATACAACATTTGCAAGCCCAAAGAAATAGAATTTTCTCTTCCAAGAAAAATGTACTTATTAAGAGATCCAATAGACACCAAATCATATGTGAGAGGGCATTTTGATCCCTTCACGCAAATCCAATTAGGCGAACTACAATAAGATGAAACCATCTAATAGTAGTGATTTCATATTGATGAAATCTAGCTCATTAACTATAGAAGTGACCAACACTTTTATAGCTCACAATGCTACTACCTCGAAATTTCCTTTGTATGTCGTGCCAAAACCTTCTAGTTATAATTTGTTCTTCAAATTGTTAGTCATCTTCTTTATATCCTAATCATATGAACTTAATCATAATATGCACTAAtgagatttcaaattttttctacCGCCTCGCTTtcctctttttttaaaaaaaaaaggtttagatgAGCCCAAAAAGGTATCATAAATTGTGTTTTGGTACTAGTGcctttttttcatcaattattcaaagaaaagaatgataatGACTTTCacgaacaaaaaaaaaaaaaaaaaaagtttcttttGGTGGGAAATACGAAAAAGAACAAAGTTGCTTTTTGCGTTTGTCAtatcttttaatcaattatttgAACATAAGAAATATGTCAAATAATGATAAAACCAAATCAATTTGGAGGGGATATGATATCCAACTTTAGCACCATTAAATTGGactaaaatcttaaattatatCTTTGTGCCAAAACCTTCCATTGCCAGCCTTCTTCAGATACGGCTCCCTCTGCTCAGCATAGCTCTCGCTCACCTTCTCGGCATGTCTCCTCTTCAATGTGTTAACCCCTTTCTCTATCTCCAAGTACTTGCTGGTGATGTTGTCGAGCGTTCCCACTATTTCTTCCCAATACCCTTCGAAGTAGTACTTTTATGAAAGGTATGTTGTATATAGTTAGCTTGTTGTGAAAACAAATATGGAGATGCAATTGGCACAAAAGAGAGCCAAGTGACCATATTTTTTCCACGCTCTACTCAAATACTAGTACTAACTACTACTCATCCCTGTAACCGTgccatgacattttttttttatcttttcactTTACTTGTGTTCCTAAACATGGGTAAACTACCTACAAATATTGTTGCTTGATATAGCATGTGATTTTGCAAAAGCTAAAAGGGAAATAGGGGTGGAAATGGCAAGTCTAAGCACGTTGGGTAaccgttttcaaaaacaatttttttttgaaaaaaagaaaaagaaaatagtagaatacATTTGatagttgaaaaataaaaaatacttttctaTTCGTAAAAATGgtgttttcaaaacatattCTTTAATTGTTTGAAAGCAtcctttaattgttttcaatttttttaaaggtctattttaaaaaataattatacaaatatggaaaattataaaaaaaaaaaaacaatacactaaatataaaaattatttttaaacatattttaaaatataaaaaaataggttaatcTTATACCTATTTTGAGAGCCTCAAGTTGCATGATTAAACCCAATGAATTAACAAGTAATATTAGTTATACATGTTAAAGAAGCTTATGCTAGCaagcaaaataaatttataaatcaattaaaataggCATTGATCATTTGTATGTTTGGAATATAATATATGGTATTATCATCATAGTTCATTTGGTATTATGGCCCTATCACATCTAGCTCATTGCACATTTCTAAAGATAAAGAAATAGTCCTCTAAATGTAAGGACCTAATTCCTTTTAGTGCTAAGAAAATTGACTTGGTCAGTTcgtatttgaaaattcatattCAATCAATAAAGTATCACAATTGACCATATGTATAATGGACCGTAGAAATTATTGAAAGAGTACAATACTTGTAGGagaccattttaaaattttaaatattcatctACTCCTACAATTTTACACTCATAATGAATTATGATAGTAGACATATACCAAAGGAAGGTTTGAACTCTCAAATTGTTCTTTGTTAATTTTCTCTTTATCAAAATACAACTTTTAATTTGCAAGCATGTTTTAAAGTGAGAAGAGTAAGATCAGAGTCTTCGACAAGGAGTAGAAATCTAAGAATAGAGAAACCAAAGCATCCATTAATCTAAATAACCGTACATGGAATGACGCAATTCAATGTCGAAGAATGTTATTGTAACCTTTGTAGAGGCCCAAAGATACTTTTCTAATAGAAACTATTTGGAATTAGTTATAAAAGAAATGTTGTAATTGACATTATTGATCTTTGAAAGCCTAGATTATTGTAGATAACAAATGCATAACAAAATAGGGAAatctatttgataattttaagagCTTCAA contains these protein-coding regions:
- the LOC104882235 gene encoding uncharacterized protein LOC104882235; translation: MAFHDINQAILELLCNYLPSSPLLVIEEWYESFNVHITLHNLDLALRVDVPSKPTDASSADERSFYERWEHSNRRFLMVMKYTMDKSIKECVPKMEMAKNFLEYVKANYTKIDKAEMTTYLKLLTTTMYDGVGGVRDHIIKLKHHFNKANEMKVELSEKFLNWLILESLPTSFDVVKLTFNALKEEWTLEELMSIVVQHEVSLKKMRLTLLLLLLTK